A single genomic interval of Cucumis sativus cultivar 9930 chromosome 5, Cucumber_9930_V3, whole genome shotgun sequence harbors:
- the LOC101206047 gene encoding GATA transcription factor 8: MIGNNFVDEIDCGSFFDHIDDLLDFPVEDVDAGLPPAKGGDSANSFPTIWPTHSESLPGSDSVFSANSNSDLSAELSVPYEDIVQLDWLANFVEDSFCGEGLTMNKEEVKDLTHNNNQFQTSSPVSVLESSSSCSSDKTLQPRSPEPTVATPGQQRGRARSKRPRPATFSPRSPIIQRISPASSVTETTTPDQALQLVPKAASDTDNFAESRPLVKLPKHGAGSGTQKIKNKKIKLSFSLAPPLEGGAGNQNLPSSQSVRKCMHCEITKTPQWRAGPMGPKTLCNACGVRYKSGRLFPEYRPAASPTFIPSLHSNSHKKVLEMRNKTDENTAAITISVQPELIPNPNSAISMDYM; this comes from the exons ATGATCGGAAATAACTTCGTCGATGAGATAGATTGCGGCAGTTTCTTCGACCATATCGACGACCTTCTCGATTTTCCCGTGGAGGATGTCGACGCCGGTTTACCTCCGGCAAAGGGCGGCGACTCAGCCAACTCATTCCCAACCATTTGGCCCACTCACTCCGAGTCACTACCCGGTTCCGACTCGGTATTCTCCGCCAATAGCAACTCCGATTTGTCGGCAGAGCTCTCTGTTCCG TATGAGGACATTGTTCAATTGGATTGGCTTGCAAACTTTGTTGAGGATTCATTCTGTGGTGAAGGTCTTACAATGAACAAAGAAGAGGTCAAGGATTTGACACATAATAATAACCAATTCCAAACCTCTAGCCCAGTTTCTGTTCTTGAAAGCAGCAGCTCTTGCTCTAGTGACAAGACCCTGCAGCCGCGTAGTCCTGAACCAACCGTCGCCACTCCGGGTCAGCAGCGTGGCCGTGCACGCAGCAAACGCCCTCGTCCTGCAACCTTCAGTCCCCGGTCCCCAATAATTCAGCGTATTTCCCCTGCTTCCTCTGTCACTGAAACAACCACCCCTGATCAAGCATTGCAGCTTGTTCCAAAGGCCGCATCGGACACCGACAACTTCGCCGAGTCCCGGCCTTTGGTCAAATTGCCAAAGCATGGTGCTGGGTCGGGAACAcagaagatcaagaacaagaaaatcaaGTTGTCTTTTTCGCTTGCACCCCCATTAGAGGGAGGAGCCGGAAACCAAAACTTGCCGTCGTCGCAATCGGTAAGGAAGTGTATGCATTGTGAGATAACCAAAACTCCACAATGGCGGGCAGGACCAATGGGGCCAAAAACGCTTTGCAATGCTTGTGGTGTTCGGTATAAGTCTGGTAGACTCTTCCCTGAGTACCGACCAGCAGCGAGTCCAACGTTCATCCCATCGTTGCACTCGAATTCCCACAAAAAGGTGTTGGAAATGAGAAACAAGACCGACGAGAATACAGCTGCAATAACCATAAGCGTGCAACCAGAGCTGATTCCAAACCCAAACAGCGCAATTTCAATGGATTAcatgtga
- the LOC101222884 gene encoding endoplasmic reticulum metallopeptidase 1 isoform X1 — translation MGRTGSSSESRKPFKKPEENVPNVDDSAPQTISVVRPQRSLYVWLSLLVFTIYGFRAVYQQQFEKLPIPLSAEKAGKRGFSEAEALKHVKALTSLGPHPVGSDALDLALEVNHFSGLIFILYYLQYVLKTAEKIKKTAHWEVDVEVQKFHAKSGVNRLSGGLFRGKTLMYSDLYHVILRVLPKYADEAGENTILVSSHIDTVFSTEGAGDCSSCIAVMLELARGISQWAHGFKSGVIFLFNTGEEEGLNGAHSFMTQHPWSKTIRLAVDLEAIGIGGKSGIFQTGSHPWAVETFASVAKYPSAQIVSEDLFTSGAIKSGTDFQIYRELAGLSGLDFAYADNTAVYHTKNDKFELLKPGSLQHLGENMLAFLLHAAPSPKLSENVIKSQHADQDKAVYFDILGTYMIVYRQRFATLLHNSVIIQSLMIWITSLVMGGFPAAVSLALSCLSLVLMWIFSLSFSASVAFILPVISSSPVPYVASPWLAVGLFVAPAFLGALAGQYVGFLILHTYLSNVYSKREQLLPATRAELIRLEAERWLFKAGSFQWLIFLIIGNYYKIGSSYLALVWLVSPAFAYGLLEATLTPARFPKPLKLATLLIGLTVPLLVSAGTIIRLASSLIGSAVRFDRNPGSTPDWLGSVIVAVFVAIILCLTSVYLLSYLHLSDAKRSIIFATCILFGFSLAAVASGIVPPFTDLTARTVNVVHVIDTTTEYGGERDPVSYVSLFSTTPGKLTREIEHINEGFTCGRDKPIDYVTFSVNYGCWTHEDGEDGWDKSDIPLLLVDSDVSNNGRITNILIDTKGSTRWSLGINTDEIEDFKFKGEDELVPTGNKSSVDGWHTIQFSGGKDAPTSFALTLLWKKNSTRWVKGNTVPPPLLKLRTDFNRLTPKAERVISKLPSWCSLFGKSTSPYTLAFLTALPVNI, via the exons ATGGGACGGACTGGAAGTTCATCAGAATCGCGTAAACCATTCAAGAAGCCTGAAGAAAATGTTCCTAATGTTGATGACAGTGCTCCTCAAACGATATCAGTAGTAAGGCCACAGAGGTCACTATATGTATGGCTGTCCTTGCTTGTGTTTACCATATATGGCTTCCGGGCCGTTTATCAACAACAGTTTGAGAAATTACCTATCCCCCTTAGTGCGGAGAAGGCTGGCAAAAGAGGTTTCTCCGAGGCTGAGGCTTTGAAGCACGTTAAGGCGTTAACTTCATTGGGTCCTCATCCTGTTGGATCTGATGCACTCGATCTCGCACTGGAGGTTAATCACTTTTCTGGgttgatatttattttgtattaccTTCAG TATGTGTTAAAAACagcagaaaaaataaagaaaacagcTCATTGGGAAGTTGATGTTGAAGTGCAAAAATTTCATGCAAAATCTGGAGTAAATCGTCTTTCTGGTGGTCTATTTCGGGGGAAAACACTTATGTATTCAGATCTATATCATGTTATATTAAGGGTGTTGCCAAAGTATGCTGATGAAGCTGGAGAAAATACAATTCTAGTTTCTTCTCACATTGACACTGTTTTCTCAAC TGAAGGAGCAGGGGATTGTAGCTCTTGTATTGCTGTCATGTTAGAGCTTGCCCGAGGGATTTCTCAGTGGGCTCATGGATTCAAAAGTGGtgtgatatttttatttaatactgGGGAGGAGGAGGGTCTCAATGGTGCCCATAGCTTTATGACTCAG CATCCCTGGAGTAAAACTATTCGCTTGGCTGTTGATTTAGAGGCCATTGGTATTGGAGGGAAATCTGGAATATTTCAG ACTGGTTCACATCCATGGGCTGTCGAGACCTTTGCATCAGTTGCAAAATACCCGTCTGCTCAAATAGTATCCGAG GATCTTTTTACTTCTGGAGCCATTAAGTCTGGAACGGATTTTCAAATCTACAGAGAACTTGCTGGTCTGTCGGGACTTGACTTTGCATATGCAGACAACACTGCAGTTTATCACACGAAG AATGACAAGTTTGAGCTTCTAAAACCAGGATCTCTTCAACATCTTGGAGAAAACATGCTTGCTTTTCTGCTGCATGCTGCTCCTTCCCCTAAACTTTctgaaaatgtaattaaaagtCAGCATGCTGATCAAGACAAAGCTGTATATTTTGACATCCTG GGAACATACATGATTGTGTATCGTCAAAGATTTGCAACCTTGCTTCACAACTCGGTGATCATCCAGTCGCTTATGATATGGATTACATCTCTAGTCATGGGTGGTTTTCCGGCTGCAGTTTCTCTGGCGTTGTCATGTTTGAGCTTGGTTTTAATGTGGATATTTTCGCTAAGTTTCTCTGCTTCTGTTGCCTTCATTCTACCTGTAATATCATCATCACCTGTTCCCTATGTTGCAAGTCCATGGTTGGCCGTTGGGTTATTTGTTGCTCCTGCCTTTCTTGGAGCATTGGCTGGTCAATACGTTGGTTTTCTAATCCTTCACACCTATTTATCTAATGTATATTCCAAAAGAGAGCAGCTGTTGCCCGCTACCCGTGCAGAACTGATCAGGTTAGAGGCTGAAAGATGGCTCTTTAAAGCAGGATCTTTTCAGTGGCTCATTTTTCTGATAATAGGCAACTACTATAAAATTGGATCATCCTATTTAGCTCTTGTTTGGTTAGTTTCTCCAGCATTTGCAT ATGGCTTGCTCGAAGCAACTTTAACCCCTGCAAGATTTCCAAAGCCTCTCAAACTTGCAACACTGTTGATAGGCTTAACTGTGCCACTTTTAGTCTCAGCTGGTACTATTATTCGTTTGGCTAGCAGTCTCATTGGTAGTGCAGTTCGATTTGATAG GAATCCAGGTAGCACTCCTGACTGGCTGGGGAGCGTGATAGTTGCTGTTTTTGTTGCTATCATCTTGTGTCTGACCTCCGTCTATTTATTGTCATATCTTCATCTCTCAg ATGCAAAAAGGTCAATAATATTCGCAACATGCATTCTCTTTGGCTTTTCACTTGCTGCTGTGGCATCTGGCATTGTCCCTCCGTTTACCGATCTCACTGCCAGAACTGTAAAT GTTGTCCATGTTATAGATACAACAACGGAATATGGTGGAGAGCGAGATCCTGTATCATATGTATCACTATTCTCTACAACTCCTGGAAAGTTGACCAGGGAGATTGAACATATCAATGAGGGGTTCACATGTGGTAGAGACAAACCTATTGATTACGTTACCTTCTCTGTTAACTATGGTTGTTGGACCCATGAAGATGGTGAAGATGGGTGGGACAAGTCTGATATTCCCTTGCTGCTCGTGGATAGCGACGTTAGCAACAATGGaagaattacaaatattttgattgatacaaAGGGTTCTACACGGTGGTCTCTTGGTATCAACACTGATGAAATCGAAGATTTCAAGTTTAAAG GCGAAGACGAACTCGTTCCAACTGGCAATAAGAGCAGTGTAGATGGATGGCATACTATTCAATTCTCAGGAGGAAAAGATGCACCCACAAGTTTTGCTCTAACACTGTTGTGGAAAAAGAACTCAACAAGATGGGTAAAGGGTAACACAGTTCCTCCTCCACTCCTAAAGCTGCGAACTGATTTCAACAGATTGACCCCAAAAGCAGAAAGAGTAATATCAAAGCTTCCTTCTTGGTGCTCCCTATTTGGCAAGTCTACTTCTCCCTACACCTTGGCCTTTTTGACTGCTCTCCCTGTTAATATCTAG
- the LOC101222884 gene encoding endoplasmic reticulum metallopeptidase 1 isoform X2, with product MGRTGSSSESRKPFKKPEENVPNVDDSAPQTISVVRPQRSLYVWLSLLVFTIYGFRAVYQQQFEKLPIPLSAEKAGKRGFSEAEALKHVKALTSLGPHPVGSDALDLALEYVLKTAEKIKKTAHWEVDVEVQKFHAKSGVNRLSGGLFRGKTLMYSDLYHVILRVLPKYADEAGENTILVSSHIDTVFSTEGAGDCSSCIAVMLELARGISQWAHGFKSGVIFLFNTGEEEGLNGAHSFMTQHPWSKTIRLAVDLEAIGIGGKSGIFQTGSHPWAVETFASVAKYPSAQIVSEDLFTSGAIKSGTDFQIYRELAGLSGLDFAYADNTAVYHTKNDKFELLKPGSLQHLGENMLAFLLHAAPSPKLSENVIKSQHADQDKAVYFDILGTYMIVYRQRFATLLHNSVIIQSLMIWITSLVMGGFPAAVSLALSCLSLVLMWIFSLSFSASVAFILPVISSSPVPYVASPWLAVGLFVAPAFLGALAGQYVGFLILHTYLSNVYSKREQLLPATRAELIRLEAERWLFKAGSFQWLIFLIIGNYYKIGSSYLALVWLVSPAFAYGLLEATLTPARFPKPLKLATLLIGLTVPLLVSAGTIIRLASSLIGSAVRFDRNPGSTPDWLGSVIVAVFVAIILCLTSVYLLSYLHLSDAKRSIIFATCILFGFSLAAVASGIVPPFTDLTARTVNVVHVIDTTTEYGGERDPVSYVSLFSTTPGKLTREIEHINEGFTCGRDKPIDYVTFSVNYGCWTHEDGEDGWDKSDIPLLLVDSDVSNNGRITNILIDTKGSTRWSLGINTDEIEDFKFKGEDELVPTGNKSSVDGWHTIQFSGGKDAPTSFALTLLWKKNSTRWVKGNTVPPPLLKLRTDFNRLTPKAERVISKLPSWCSLFGKSTSPYTLAFLTALPVNI from the exons ATGGGACGGACTGGAAGTTCATCAGAATCGCGTAAACCATTCAAGAAGCCTGAAGAAAATGTTCCTAATGTTGATGACAGTGCTCCTCAAACGATATCAGTAGTAAGGCCACAGAGGTCACTATATGTATGGCTGTCCTTGCTTGTGTTTACCATATATGGCTTCCGGGCCGTTTATCAACAACAGTTTGAGAAATTACCTATCCCCCTTAGTGCGGAGAAGGCTGGCAAAAGAGGTTTCTCCGAGGCTGAGGCTTTGAAGCACGTTAAGGCGTTAACTTCATTGGGTCCTCATCCTGTTGGATCTGATGCACTCGATCTCGCACTGGAG TATGTGTTAAAAACagcagaaaaaataaagaaaacagcTCATTGGGAAGTTGATGTTGAAGTGCAAAAATTTCATGCAAAATCTGGAGTAAATCGTCTTTCTGGTGGTCTATTTCGGGGGAAAACACTTATGTATTCAGATCTATATCATGTTATATTAAGGGTGTTGCCAAAGTATGCTGATGAAGCTGGAGAAAATACAATTCTAGTTTCTTCTCACATTGACACTGTTTTCTCAAC TGAAGGAGCAGGGGATTGTAGCTCTTGTATTGCTGTCATGTTAGAGCTTGCCCGAGGGATTTCTCAGTGGGCTCATGGATTCAAAAGTGGtgtgatatttttatttaatactgGGGAGGAGGAGGGTCTCAATGGTGCCCATAGCTTTATGACTCAG CATCCCTGGAGTAAAACTATTCGCTTGGCTGTTGATTTAGAGGCCATTGGTATTGGAGGGAAATCTGGAATATTTCAG ACTGGTTCACATCCATGGGCTGTCGAGACCTTTGCATCAGTTGCAAAATACCCGTCTGCTCAAATAGTATCCGAG GATCTTTTTACTTCTGGAGCCATTAAGTCTGGAACGGATTTTCAAATCTACAGAGAACTTGCTGGTCTGTCGGGACTTGACTTTGCATATGCAGACAACACTGCAGTTTATCACACGAAG AATGACAAGTTTGAGCTTCTAAAACCAGGATCTCTTCAACATCTTGGAGAAAACATGCTTGCTTTTCTGCTGCATGCTGCTCCTTCCCCTAAACTTTctgaaaatgtaattaaaagtCAGCATGCTGATCAAGACAAAGCTGTATATTTTGACATCCTG GGAACATACATGATTGTGTATCGTCAAAGATTTGCAACCTTGCTTCACAACTCGGTGATCATCCAGTCGCTTATGATATGGATTACATCTCTAGTCATGGGTGGTTTTCCGGCTGCAGTTTCTCTGGCGTTGTCATGTTTGAGCTTGGTTTTAATGTGGATATTTTCGCTAAGTTTCTCTGCTTCTGTTGCCTTCATTCTACCTGTAATATCATCATCACCTGTTCCCTATGTTGCAAGTCCATGGTTGGCCGTTGGGTTATTTGTTGCTCCTGCCTTTCTTGGAGCATTGGCTGGTCAATACGTTGGTTTTCTAATCCTTCACACCTATTTATCTAATGTATATTCCAAAAGAGAGCAGCTGTTGCCCGCTACCCGTGCAGAACTGATCAGGTTAGAGGCTGAAAGATGGCTCTTTAAAGCAGGATCTTTTCAGTGGCTCATTTTTCTGATAATAGGCAACTACTATAAAATTGGATCATCCTATTTAGCTCTTGTTTGGTTAGTTTCTCCAGCATTTGCAT ATGGCTTGCTCGAAGCAACTTTAACCCCTGCAAGATTTCCAAAGCCTCTCAAACTTGCAACACTGTTGATAGGCTTAACTGTGCCACTTTTAGTCTCAGCTGGTACTATTATTCGTTTGGCTAGCAGTCTCATTGGTAGTGCAGTTCGATTTGATAG GAATCCAGGTAGCACTCCTGACTGGCTGGGGAGCGTGATAGTTGCTGTTTTTGTTGCTATCATCTTGTGTCTGACCTCCGTCTATTTATTGTCATATCTTCATCTCTCAg ATGCAAAAAGGTCAATAATATTCGCAACATGCATTCTCTTTGGCTTTTCACTTGCTGCTGTGGCATCTGGCATTGTCCCTCCGTTTACCGATCTCACTGCCAGAACTGTAAAT GTTGTCCATGTTATAGATACAACAACGGAATATGGTGGAGAGCGAGATCCTGTATCATATGTATCACTATTCTCTACAACTCCTGGAAAGTTGACCAGGGAGATTGAACATATCAATGAGGGGTTCACATGTGGTAGAGACAAACCTATTGATTACGTTACCTTCTCTGTTAACTATGGTTGTTGGACCCATGAAGATGGTGAAGATGGGTGGGACAAGTCTGATATTCCCTTGCTGCTCGTGGATAGCGACGTTAGCAACAATGGaagaattacaaatattttgattgatacaaAGGGTTCTACACGGTGGTCTCTTGGTATCAACACTGATGAAATCGAAGATTTCAAGTTTAAAG GCGAAGACGAACTCGTTCCAACTGGCAATAAGAGCAGTGTAGATGGATGGCATACTATTCAATTCTCAGGAGGAAAAGATGCACCCACAAGTTTTGCTCTAACACTGTTGTGGAAAAAGAACTCAACAAGATGGGTAAAGGGTAACACAGTTCCTCCTCCACTCCTAAAGCTGCGAACTGATTTCAACAGATTGACCCCAAAAGCAGAAAGAGTAATATCAAAGCTTCCTTCTTGGTGCTCCCTATTTGGCAAGTCTACTTCTCCCTACACCTTGGCCTTTTTGACTGCTCTCCCTGTTAATATCTAG
- the LOC101222884 gene encoding uncharacterized protein LOC101222884 isoform X3: MLAFLLHAAPSPKLSENVIKSQHADQDKAVYFDILGTYMIVYRQRFATLLHNSVIIQSLMIWITSLVMGGFPAAVSLALSCLSLVLMWIFSLSFSASVAFILPVISSSPVPYVASPWLAVGLFVAPAFLGALAGQYVGFLILHTYLSNVYSKREQLLPATRAELIRLEAERWLFKAGSFQWLIFLIIGNYYKIGSSYLALVWLVSPAFAYGLLEATLTPARFPKPLKLATLLIGLTVPLLVSAGTIIRLASSLIGSAVRFDRNPGSTPDWLGSVIVAVFVAIILCLTSVYLLSYLHLSDAKRSIIFATCILFGFSLAAVASGIVPPFTDLTARTVNVVHVIDTTTEYGGERDPVSYVSLFSTTPGKLTREIEHINEGFTCGRDKPIDYVTFSVNYGCWTHEDGEDGWDKSDIPLLLVDSDVSNNGRITNILIDTKGSTRWSLGINTDEIEDFKFKGEDELVPTGNKSSVDGWHTIQFSGGKDAPTSFALTLLWKKNSTRWVKGNTVPPPLLKLRTDFNRLTPKAERVISKLPSWCSLFGKSTSPYTLAFLTALPVNI, from the exons ATGCTTGCTTTTCTGCTGCATGCTGCTCCTTCCCCTAAACTTTctgaaaatgtaattaaaagtCAGCATGCTGATCAAGACAAAGCTGTATATTTTGACATCCTG GGAACATACATGATTGTGTATCGTCAAAGATTTGCAACCTTGCTTCACAACTCGGTGATCATCCAGTCGCTTATGATATGGATTACATCTCTAGTCATGGGTGGTTTTCCGGCTGCAGTTTCTCTGGCGTTGTCATGTTTGAGCTTGGTTTTAATGTGGATATTTTCGCTAAGTTTCTCTGCTTCTGTTGCCTTCATTCTACCTGTAATATCATCATCACCTGTTCCCTATGTTGCAAGTCCATGGTTGGCCGTTGGGTTATTTGTTGCTCCTGCCTTTCTTGGAGCATTGGCTGGTCAATACGTTGGTTTTCTAATCCTTCACACCTATTTATCTAATGTATATTCCAAAAGAGAGCAGCTGTTGCCCGCTACCCGTGCAGAACTGATCAGGTTAGAGGCTGAAAGATGGCTCTTTAAAGCAGGATCTTTTCAGTGGCTCATTTTTCTGATAATAGGCAACTACTATAAAATTGGATCATCCTATTTAGCTCTTGTTTGGTTAGTTTCTCCAGCATTTGCAT ATGGCTTGCTCGAAGCAACTTTAACCCCTGCAAGATTTCCAAAGCCTCTCAAACTTGCAACACTGTTGATAGGCTTAACTGTGCCACTTTTAGTCTCAGCTGGTACTATTATTCGTTTGGCTAGCAGTCTCATTGGTAGTGCAGTTCGATTTGATAG GAATCCAGGTAGCACTCCTGACTGGCTGGGGAGCGTGATAGTTGCTGTTTTTGTTGCTATCATCTTGTGTCTGACCTCCGTCTATTTATTGTCATATCTTCATCTCTCAg ATGCAAAAAGGTCAATAATATTCGCAACATGCATTCTCTTTGGCTTTTCACTTGCTGCTGTGGCATCTGGCATTGTCCCTCCGTTTACCGATCTCACTGCCAGAACTGTAAAT GTTGTCCATGTTATAGATACAACAACGGAATATGGTGGAGAGCGAGATCCTGTATCATATGTATCACTATTCTCTACAACTCCTGGAAAGTTGACCAGGGAGATTGAACATATCAATGAGGGGTTCACATGTGGTAGAGACAAACCTATTGATTACGTTACCTTCTCTGTTAACTATGGTTGTTGGACCCATGAAGATGGTGAAGATGGGTGGGACAAGTCTGATATTCCCTTGCTGCTCGTGGATAGCGACGTTAGCAACAATGGaagaattacaaatattttgattgatacaaAGGGTTCTACACGGTGGTCTCTTGGTATCAACACTGATGAAATCGAAGATTTCAAGTTTAAAG GCGAAGACGAACTCGTTCCAACTGGCAATAAGAGCAGTGTAGATGGATGGCATACTATTCAATTCTCAGGAGGAAAAGATGCACCCACAAGTTTTGCTCTAACACTGTTGTGGAAAAAGAACTCAACAAGATGGGTAAAGGGTAACACAGTTCCTCCTCCACTCCTAAAGCTGCGAACTGATTTCAACAGATTGACCCCAAAAGCAGAAAGAGTAATATCAAAGCTTCCTTCTTGGTGCTCCCTATTTGGCAAGTCTACTTCTCCCTACACCTTGGCCTTTTTGACTGCTCTCCCTGTTAATATCTAG
- the LOC101222952 gene encoding mRNA-decapping enzyme subunit 2 — MAGLHLPSNAHVKNGLPPQELLDDLCSRFVLNVPKEDLQSFERILFLVEYAHWFYEDNSVENNPSLKSFNLKEFTSLLFNSCDVLKPYVPHIDDIFKDFTSYKLRVPVTGGIILDETFERCLLVKGWKGSSWSFPRGKKSKDEEDHACAIREVLEETGFDVTPFLIKEDFIEVMFGQQRVRLYIIAGVKNDTAFAPLTKKEISEIAWHRLDDLLPVSDDVISHGITGLKLYMVAPFLESLRSWILKHQPPVAPNFDMPVKGFTMWKVKNTSMSNSSIIFDNQPIKLDSDPGRSLRNFKFDTASILHAMESAFAA; from the exons ATGGCCGGCCTCCATCTGCCCTCTAATGCTCATGTGAAGAACGGCCTTCCACCCCAAGAACTTCTCGATGATCTTTGCAG CCGATTTGTCTTAAACGTGCCAAAGGAAGATCTACAATCATttgagaggattttgtttCTAGTTGAATATGCCCATTGGTTCTACGAAGACAACTCGGTTGAAAACAATCCTTCACTGAAGTCCTTCAATTTGAAGGAGTTCACTTCATTGT TATTTAATAGTTGTGATGTTTTGAAACCATATGTGCCCCACATAGACGACATATTTAAGGACTTCACATCTTATAAGCTTCGAGTTCCTGTCACTGGGGGAATTATTTTGGATGAAACCTTTGAGAGG TGCTTACTAGTGAAGGGATGGAAGGGGTCAAGCTGGAGTTTTCCTCGTGGAAAAAAGAGCAAGGATGAAGAAGATCACGCCTGTGCTATTAGAgaa GTTTTGGAGGAAACTGGTTTTGATGTTACACCGTTCCTTATCAAAGAAGATTTTATTGAAGTGATGTTTGGACAACAGAGAGTGCGGCTCTACATTATAGCTGGGGTGAAAAATGATACTGCCTTTGCACCTCTTACTAAGAAAGAGATCAGT GAAATTGCGTGGCATCGACTTGACGACCTTCTACCTGTGAGTGATGATGTGATATCTCATGGCATCACCGGCCTTAAGCTTTACATGGTGGCTCCTTTCTTGGA GTCATTAAGATCGTGGATTTTGAAGCATCAGCCACCCGTGGCTCCTAACTTTGACATGCCTGTGAAAG GATTCACCATGTGGAAGGTGAAGAATACCTCGATGAGCAATAGCTCAATCATTTTCGACAACCAGCCGATTAAATTGGATTCTGATCCTGGAAGAAGCCTCAGAAACTTCAAATTCGACACAGCCTCTATCTTGCACGCTATGGAAAGTGCTTTTGCTGCATGA